A single Harpia harpyja isolate bHarHar1 chromosome 6, bHarHar1 primary haplotype, whole genome shotgun sequence DNA region contains:
- the LOC128142807 gene encoding LOW QUALITY PROTEIN: C-type lectin domain family 2 member L-like (The sequence of the model RefSeq protein was modified relative to this genomic sequence to represent the inferred CDS: inserted 1 base in 1 codon): MGGRGLGGGGGGSPERGSGARKGEGAKGEEPGTGRQXAAGGSRGARRAPPERGAESGGLFSNIWLWRGVAGVLTAAVILILCIQFVNRSSAKGFPVCPSLELCPSGWLYFQRKCYYLSESEANWNSSQSLCSSHNASLLVIENDQELSFMVKITKQDPWIGLYKRNEEFFWVNGKALDNKLIEVKGSGNCAYLESKGVSASGCYLTRKWVCSLNTSLAQ, from the exons ATGGGAGGCcgagggctcggcggcggcggcggcggctccccggAGCGGGGGTCGGGGGCCCGCAAAGGTGAAGGGGCGAAGGGAGAGGAGCCCGGGACGGGACGAC ACGCCGCGGGGGGGTCCCGTGGGGCCCGCAGAGCCCCGCCGGAGAGAGGGGCCGAGAGCGGGG gtctATTCTCAAATATCTGGTTATGGCGAGGTGTTGCTGGAGTCCTTACTGCTGCCGTCATTTTGATTTTGTGTATTCAGTTTG TAAACCGTTCCTCGGCCAAAGGTTTTCCTGTCTGTCCCTCCCTGGAACTCTGTCCATCAGGTTGGCTGTATTTCCAGAGGAAATGCTACTACCTCTCGGAGAGCGAAGCCAACTGGAACTCCAGTCAGAGCCTCTGCTCTTCGCACAATGCTTCCCTCCTGGTGATCGAAAATGATCAGGAACTG AGTTTTATGGTGAAGATAACAAAGCAAGACCCGTGGATTGGACTCtataaaagaaatgaagagttCTTTTGGGTAAATGGGAAGGCATTAGACAATAAACT GATTGAAGTAAAAGGCTCTGGAAACTGTGCCTATCTTGAGTCAAAAGGAGTCTCGGCCTCTGGATGTTATTTAACCAGGAAGTGGGTCTGTAGCTTGAATACTAGCTTAGCACAATAA